In one window of Chryseobacterium sp. JV274 DNA:
- the hutG gene encoding formimidoylglutamase, with protein MSNIWQGRLDGEELLHHRIFQRVKEERNYDNIATDDFVLHGFAVDEGVRRNKGRQGAKDAPDVIRKNMSNFPVILPDFSMLDFGNITCDDGNLENTQNNLAKNVSKVLLKGGKSLVLGGGHEVTYAHYLGVKTAFPEQKIGIINLDAHFDNRQPEKGVGASSGTGFWQIAQEGPINSLHIGIQRNSNTLKLFDTAHQYGMKYILADELFFENLPSIYQRIDELLDTVDYAYLTICMDVFNASVAPGVSAAAYNGIFADPTFMHFYRHILKNKKLVAMDVAEVNPSFDIQDRTARLAACLVNEWLMI; from the coding sequence ATGAGTAATATTTGGCAAGGCAGATTGGACGGAGAAGAACTTCTCCATCACAGAATATTTCAAAGAGTAAAAGAAGAACGTAACTACGATAATATCGCAACGGATGACTTCGTACTGCATGGTTTTGCTGTAGATGAAGGAGTAAGGCGAAATAAAGGCCGTCAGGGAGCTAAGGACGCACCTGATGTAATCAGAAAAAACATGTCCAATTTTCCGGTGATTCTTCCTGACTTTTCAATGCTGGATTTTGGGAATATTACTTGTGACGATGGTAATCTGGAAAATACGCAGAACAATCTTGCTAAAAATGTTTCAAAAGTACTTTTAAAAGGCGGAAAATCCCTTGTATTGGGTGGAGGCCATGAGGTTACATATGCTCATTATTTAGGAGTCAAAACAGCTTTTCCGGAGCAAAAAATAGGGATTATTAATCTTGATGCCCATTTTGATAACAGACAGCCGGAAAAAGGAGTAGGGGCAAGCTCAGGAACCGGATTCTGGCAGATTGCTCAGGAAGGTCCTATCAATTCTCTGCATATTGGAATTCAGAGAAACTCCAATACACTGAAGCTTTTTGATACTGCTCATCAGTATGGAATGAAATATATTCTGGCTGATGAACTGTTTTTTGAAAACCTTCCATCAATCTATCAGCGTATTGACGAATTATTGGATACGGTAGATTATGCCTATCTTACAATTTGTATGGATGTCTTTAATGCATCTGTCGCTCCAGGAGTTTCGGCTGCAGCGTACAACGGAATCTTTGCGGATCCAACCTTTATGCATTTTTACAGGCATATCTTAAAAAATAAAAAATTGGTTGCAATGGATGTAGCGGAAGTTAATCCTTCTTTCGATATCCAGGACCGAACAGCAAGACTGGCAGCATGTCTTGTGAATGAATGGCTAATGATTTAA
- a CDS encoding aldehyde dehydrogenase family protein — protein sequence MEQLIESKLIKADKAFSVWRKVPFEERQKLIAKAAEILKNNSERFGRIITTEMNKPISESIAEVEKCALMMNYYAAADNILKPEKVESEFAYSEVHYAPKGVILGVMPWNFPFWQVLRFATPAILAGNTIVLKHASICFGSGNAIEDVLLEAGFPEGVFQNLEVGHKAVKEILEHDAVRGVSLTGSGKAGGEVASIAGLNIKKSLLELGGSDAFIIFDDADLEAAAKAGVKSRLQNCGQTCTAAKRFIIDEKIENEFLPIFIEEYKKYEIGDPLDKETKLAGMARPDLADELEAQFNRALENGAEIIIPLERISENEFKPGLIRVQEGNPILKEELFGPLGMVMIAKNDEEALQMANDIPFGLSNSVWTKNKDRQLFFIENLESGTVNINRMTSSDPRFPFGGSKASGYGTELSLLALKEFVTAKTIVGN from the coding sequence ATGGAACAATTAATTGAAAGCAAGCTTATTAAAGCAGATAAAGCGTTTTCAGTGTGGAGAAAAGTGCCGTTTGAGGAAAGGCAGAAGTTAATTGCAAAAGCAGCAGAAATTTTAAAGAATAATTCAGAGAGATTTGGTAGAATAATTACAACAGAAATGAATAAGCCCATTTCAGAATCAATAGCTGAAGTGGAAAAGTGTGCTTTAATGATGAATTATTATGCCGCTGCTGATAATATTTTAAAACCAGAAAAAGTAGAATCTGAATTTGCTTATTCTGAAGTTCATTACGCTCCGAAAGGAGTGATTTTAGGAGTAATGCCATGGAATTTTCCTTTTTGGCAGGTATTGAGATTTGCTACTCCTGCAATTTTAGCTGGAAATACAATTGTTTTGAAGCATGCTTCAATTTGTTTCGGAAGCGGAAATGCAATTGAAGATGTTCTTTTGGAAGCAGGTTTTCCGGAAGGTGTTTTCCAGAATCTTGAAGTAGGACACAAAGCAGTAAAGGAAATTCTTGAGCATGATGCTGTAAGAGGGGTAAGTCTTACAGGAAGTGGAAAAGCCGGCGGTGAAGTAGCGTCAATAGCTGGTTTAAATATCAAAAAATCTTTGCTTGAATTAGGTGGAAGTGATGCATTTATCATTTTTGATGATGCAGATCTGGAAGCAGCAGCAAAAGCTGGAGTAAAATCCAGACTTCAAAACTGTGGACAAACCTGTACTGCGGCTAAAAGATTTATCATTGACGAAAAAATCGAAAATGAGTTTCTCCCTATATTCATTGAAGAATATAAAAAATATGAAATTGGAGATCCCTTAGATAAAGAAACCAAATTGGCAGGAATGGCAAGACCTGACCTGGCTGATGAGTTGGAAGCTCAATTCAACAGAGCGTTGGAAAATGGTGCAGAAATCATTATTCCTCTGGAAAGAATTTCAGAAAATGAATTTAAGCCAGGCTTAATCAGAGTTCAGGAAGGAAATCCAATTTTAAAGGAAGAGCTTTTCGGACCTCTTGGTATGGTTATGATTGCAAAAAATGATGAAGAAGCCTTACAAATGGCTAATGATATTCCTTTTGGGCTTTCCAATTCTGTATGGACAAAAAATAAAGACCGCCAATTATTCTTCATTGAAAACCTTGAATCAGGAACAGTCAATATCAACAGAATGACAAGCTCTGATCCGCGTTTTCCGTTTGGAGGATCAAAAGCTTCAGGATATGGAACAGAATTATCCCTGTTGGCTTTAAAAGAATTCGTGACAGCTAAGACTATTGTAGGTAATTAA